The Phyllostomus discolor isolate MPI-MPIP mPhyDis1 chromosome 4, mPhyDis1.pri.v3, whole genome shotgun sequence genome window below encodes:
- the RWDD2A gene encoding RWD domain-containing protein 2A, whose protein sequence is MSSASMKECLQLQLLEMEMLFSMFPNQGEVKLEDVNALTNIKRYLEGTREALPPKIEFVITLQIEEPKVKIDLQVTMPHSYPYVALQLFGRSSELDRQQQLLLNKGLTSYIGTFDPGELCVCAAIQWLQDNSASYFLNRKLVYEPSTRAKPVKNTFLRMWIYSHHIYQQDLRKKILDVGKRLDVTGFCMTGKPGIICVEGFKVHCEEFWHTIRYPNWKHISCKHTESIETEGNGEDLRLFHSFEELLLEAHGDYGLRNDYHMNLGQFLEFLRKHKSEHVFQILFGIESKSSDS, encoded by the exons ATGTCCTCCGCTTCTATGAAAGAGTGCCTGCAGCTTCAGCTGCTGGAGATGGAAATGCTGTTTTCTATGTTTCCTAATCAAGGAGAAGTAAAACTTGAAGATGTAAATGCCCTGACGAATATAAAGAGATATTTGGAAGGTACAAGGGAGGCACTGCCACCAAAAATTGAATTTGTGATTACACTCCAGATTGAGGAGCCCAAG gtGAAAATCGATTTGCAAGTAACCATGCCTCACAGCTACCCCTATGTAGCATTGCAGCTGTTTGGACGGTCATCCGAGCTTGACAGACAGCAGCAGCTACTTCTCAACAAAGGTCTCACTTCTTACATAGGGACGTTTGATCCAGGAGAGCTCTGTGTGTGCGCAGCAATCCAGTGGTTACAGGACAACAGCGCCTCCTATTTCCTGAACAGAAAGCTCGTTTATGAACCTTCTACACGAGCAAAGCCAGTTAAGAACACATTTCTCCGAATGTGGATCTACAGCCACCATATATATCAGCAGGACCTAAGGAAAAAGATTTTGGATGTTGGGAAAAGGTTAGATGTGACTGGATTTTGTATGACAGGAAAGCCTGGTATAATTTGTGTGGAGGGTTTCAAAGTGCACTGTGAGGAATTCTGGCACACAATTAGGTACCCCAATTGGAAACACATTTCCTGTAAGCACACAGAAAGTattgaaacagaaggaaatggGGAGGACCTGCGCCTTTTCCATTCTTTTGAAGAATTACTCCTAGAGGCCCATGGTGACTATGGATTAAGGAATGACTATCACATGAATCTGGGCCAGTTCTTAGAATTcctaagaaaacacaaaagtgaACATGTTTTCCAGATATTATTTGGTATTGAAAGCAAAAGTTCAGATTCCTAG